In the Acidovorax sp. A79 genome, one interval contains:
- a CDS encoding class II glutamine amidotransferase: protein MCQLLGMNCNTPTDVTFSFTGFAQRGGNTADHADGWGIAFFEDRGLRHFVDHLPAVNSPVAELIRRYPIQSRNVIAHIRKATQGVVSLQNCHPFVRELWGRYWVFAHNGDLKDFRPRLHAHFHPVGDTDSEHAFCWIMQELAKSHASVPSIAELTITLKELAARIAPHGTFNFLLSNGQALWAHASTGLYYIERKHPFSEAQLSDEDVRIDFATRTTATDRVAVIVTAPLTTNEEWTAFGKEELLVFVDGQRQGG from the coding sequence ATGTGCCAACTGCTCGGTATGAACTGCAACACGCCGACCGACGTGACCTTCAGCTTCACCGGTTTCGCGCAGCGCGGCGGCAACACAGCCGACCATGCCGACGGCTGGGGCATTGCCTTTTTCGAAGACCGGGGACTGCGGCACTTCGTGGACCATCTGCCCGCCGTGAATTCGCCCGTGGCGGAGTTGATCCGTCGCTACCCCATCCAGAGCCGCAACGTGATCGCGCACATCCGCAAGGCCACCCAGGGTGTGGTGAGCCTGCAGAACTGCCACCCCTTCGTGCGCGAGCTGTGGGGCCGGTACTGGGTGTTCGCCCACAACGGTGACTTGAAGGACTTCCGCCCCCGCCTGCATGCGCATTTCCATCCGGTGGGGGATACCGACAGCGAGCACGCCTTCTGCTGGATCATGCAGGAGCTGGCCAAGTCCCATGCCAGCGTGCCCAGCATTGCCGAACTGACCATCACCTTGAAAGAGCTGGCCGCGCGCATCGCGCCGCATGGCACCTTCAATTTCCTGCTCTCCAACGGCCAGGCGCTGTGGGCCCATGCATCCACAGGGCTGTACTACATCGAGCGCAAACACCCGTTCAGCGAGGCACAGTTGTCGGACGAGGACGTGCGCATCGACTTCGCCACCCGGACCACGGCCACGGACCGCGTGGCCGTGATCGTGACGGCCCCCCTCACCACCAATGAGGAGTGGACGGCCTTCGGCAAGGAAGAACTGCTGGTGTTCGTGGACGGACAGCGGCAAGGCGGTTGA